One Astatotilapia calliptera chromosome 1, fAstCal1.2, whole genome shotgun sequence DNA segment encodes these proteins:
- the usp47 gene encoding ubiquitin carboxyl-terminal hydrolase 47 isoform X2 yields MEMVPSEENQFVPKEIQNAAEEPRALCIIQDITSAKTVNERLTLNLPASTTLSKLYEDVAHKAGYVNGTFGLAWGNTQDMAPLDHSSEMSLSESGFEPGGKRNFLQLTDKDGEQPQIASDESGTADSSGLDDSSQERFIGPLLRDGTPGCSGDYSSPSYSYSSILSKSETGYVGLVNQAMTCYLNSLLQTLFMTPEFRNALYNWEFEEQEEDPVTSIPYQLQRLFVLLQTSKKRAIETTDVTRSFGWDSSEAWQQHDVQELCRVMFDALEQKWKQTEQADLINQLYQGKLKDYVRCLECGYESWRIDTYLDIPLVIRPFGASQAYGSVEEALQAFIQPETLDGPNQYFCERCKKKCDARKGLRFLHFPYLLTLQLKRFDFDYTTMHRIKLNDRMTFPEELDMSPFIDVEDEKSPQTESCTDSGAENEGSCHSDQMSNDFSTDDCVDEGICLDSTSSTERVLKPKSLLTFELFSVMVHSGSAAGGHYYACIKSFSDGQWYSFNDQHVSKITQDDIRKTYGGSSGSRGYFSGAFASSTNAYMLIYRLKDPSRNAKFLAVEDFPDHIKRLVQKEKESEEQEKRQREIERNTCKIKLFCMHPVKMMMESKLEVHKDKTLREATEMAYKMMELEGVVPLDCCRLVKYDEFHEYLERSYEGEEDTPMGLLLGGVKSSYMFDLLLETRRPDQVFQPYKPGEVMVKVHVVNLKSETIASPVSVRAYLNQTITEFKQLIAQATGLSAETMRVVLERCYNDLRLLYVPNKTLKAEGFFRSNKVFVESSELTDHQVPFTDSLLWKLLDRHGNTIRLLVLLPEQSPGTLANRTLFQKVGSDSDVLSEGAKGNRKSVEAILEESTEKLKNLSLQQQQGSSTSDSQKSSDASDFEHIESPTQEADSNSSLCVAADNRELENRIRATSAGSGGASSDPENHFACEERSDSEVNNDRSTSSVDSDILSSSHSSDTLCNADSGPIQLANGLDSHSITSSRRSKAHEGKKETWDTAEEDSGTDSEYDDNGKSKAEAQYLYFRAEPCSQDDASWNSQKCLVVHVDKRITLAAFKLNLEPYVGVTSTQFKVFRVYANNQEFESVRLNETLSSFSDDNKITIRLGRALKKGEYRVKVYQLLVNEPEPCKFLVDTVFAKAMTVRQSKEELLPQLKEQCKLDLSIDRVRLRKKTWKNPGTVFLDYHVYEEDISISSNWEVFLEVLDEPEKMKSMSQLAVLTRRWSPSTMKLGPFQEVILESSSVEELKEKLSEISGIPLENLEFAKGRGTFPCDISVLEIHQDLDWNPKVSTLNVWPLYICDDGAVVFYRDSTEEPLELSEDERNELMKKESSRLLKTGHRVSYSPRKEKALKIYLDGGPAKDPGQD; encoded by the exons gaTGAGTCAGGAACAGCAGATAGCAGTGGACTAGATGACAGTTCCCAGGAACGATTTATTGGACCCCTACTGAGAGATGGGACTCCTGGCTGCAGTGGTGACTACAGCAGTCCATCTTACTCTTACTCGTCCATCCTTAGCAAGTCTGAGACGG GTTATGTGGGCTTGGTCAACCAAGCGATGACTTGCTATTTGAACAGtctgctgcaaacattgttCATGACCCCAGAGTTTAGGAATGCACTCTACAA TTGGGAGTTtgaggagcaagaggaggatCCTGTCACCAGTATTCCCTACCAGCTGCAAAGACTGTTTGTTCTGTTGCAAACTAGTAAGAAACGGGCAATTGAGACTACTGATGTGACGCGAAGCTTTGGCTGGGACAGCAGTGAGG CTTGGCAACAACATGACGTCCAGGAGCTGTGCAGGGTCATGTTCGATGCCCTGGAGCAGAAGTGGAAGCAAACAGAGCAG GCTGACCTGATCAACCAGTTGTACCAGGGAAAGCTGAAGGATTATGTCCGTTGTCTGGAGTGTGGCTATGAGAGCTGGAGGATTGATACTTACCTGGACATCCCTCTTGTGATCAGACCCTTTGGAGCCAGCCAAGCCTATGGCAGTGTG GAGGAAGCATTACAGGCATTCATACAACCAGAAACACTCGATGGGCCCAACCAGTATTTCTGTGAacgctgtaaaaagaaatgtgatgCCCGTAAG GGGCTGAGATTTCTGCACTTTCCTTACCTGCTGACATTACAGTTGAAAAGGTTTGATTTCGACTACACCACTATGCATCGCATCAAACTTAATGACCGCATGACCTTCCCAGAGGAACTTGACATGAGTCCATTTATTGATGTGGAAGATGAG AAGTCCCCTCAGACCGAGAGCTGCACTGACAGCGGAGCAGAGAATGAAGGCAGTTGCCACAGCGACCAGATGAGCAACGATTTTTCCACCGATGATTGTGTGGATGAGGGCATCTGCTTGGACAGcaccagcagcacagagagggtgTTGAAGCCAAAG AGTTTGCTGACCTTTGAGCTGTTTTCTGTTATGGTCCATTCTGGGAGCGCTGCGGGCGGGCACTATTATGCCTGTATCAAGTCCTTCAGTGATGGCCAGTGGTACAGTTTCAACGATCAGCACGTTAGCAAG ATCACCCAGGATGATATCAGGAAAACATATGGGGGATCCTCAGGGAGCAGAGGCTATTTCTCCGGTGCCTTTGCAAG CTCTACAAACGCATATATGCTGATTTATAGACTGAAAGATCCTTCAAGGAATGCAA AGTTTTTAGCCGTGGAGGACTTCCCAGACCACATAAAGCGTTTGGTTCAAAAGGAGAAAGAGTCTGAAGAGCAAgaaaagagacagagggagattGAACGCAACACTTGCAAG ATCAAGCTCTTCTGCATGCATCCTgtgaagatgatgatggagaGCAAGTTGGAAGtgcacaaagacaaaactctCAGAGAAGCAACAGAAATGGCCTACAAG ATGATGGAGCTTGAGGGAGTTGTCCCTCTGGACTGCTGTCGCTTGGTAAAATATGATGAGTTCCATGAGTACCTGGAGCGCTCTTAtgaaggagaggaggacacACCAATGGGCCTCCTCCTTGGAGGAGTCAAGTCTTCATACATGTTTGACTTGCTTCTAGAAACCCGCAGGCCAGATCAAGTGTTCCAGCCTTACAAACCTGGAG AGGTGATGGTGAAGGTTCATGTTGTTAATCTGAAGAGCGAGACCATCGCGTCTCCCGTCAGCGTTCGGGCGTACTTGAACCAGACGATCACTGAATTCAAACAGCTTATTGCACAG GCTACAGGGCTTTCTGCAGAGACCATGCGTGTGGTTCTGGAGCGCTGCTATAATGACCTCCGGCTTCTCTATGTCCCAAACAAGACACTGAAGGCTGAGGGATTCTTCAGGAGCAACAAG GTTTTCGTTGAGAGCTCTGAGTTGACCGATCATCAGGTTCCTTTCACTGACTCGCTCTTGTGGAAACTGTTGGATCGGCACGGGAATACGATCCGCCTGTTAGTCTTACTACCAGAGCAGTCTCCTGGTACCTTGGCAAACAGAACTCTTTTCCAAAAAGTAGGAAGTGACTCTGATGTGCTCTCTGAGGGGGCAAAGGGTAACAGGAAATCTGTAGAGGCTATCCTGGAGGAGAGCACAGAAAAGTTAAAGAATCtgtctctgcagcagcagcagggctcCAGCACCAGTGACAGCCAGAAAAGCTCTGACGCCAGCGACTTTGAACATATCGAATCCCCAACCCAAGAGGCGGACTCAAACTCTTCTCTCTGCGTGGCTGCAGACAACAGAGAGTTAGAGAATCGGATCAGGGCCACGTCTGCGGGTAGCGGCGGCGCCTCCTCTGACCCTGAGAACCACTTTGCCTGTGAGGAGCGGTCGGACTCAGAAGTGAACAATGACCGCAGCACCAGCTCGGTGGACAGTGACATCCTGAGCTCCAGTCACAGCAGTGACACGCTGTGTAACGCAGACAGCGGCCCAATCCAGCTGGCCAATGGCCTGGACTCGCACAGCATCACGAGTAGCCGGCGCTCCAAAGCCCACGAGGGCAAAAAAGAGACCTGGGACACTGCAGAGGAAGACTCTGGAACTGACAGCGAATATGACGACAATGGAAAGAGCAAGGCAGAGGCCCAGTACCTGTACTTCAGAGCAGAGCCTTGTTCTCAGGATGATGCCTCGTGGAATTCACAAAAAT GTTTGGTGGTTCATGTGGACAAGAGAATAACATTAGCAGCATTTAAGCTGAACTTGGAGCCCTACGTCGGCGTCACCTCGACCCAGTTCAAGGTGTTTAGGGTGTATGCCAACAACCAGGAGTTTGAGAGTGTACGGCTCAACGAGACACTCTCATCGTTCTCTGACGATAATAAG ATAACCATTCGACTAGGCAGAGCCCTTAAAAAGGGTGAATACAGAGTGAAAGTGTATCAACTACTAGTCAATGAACCAGAG CCCTGCAAGTTCCTAGTGGACACGGTGTTTGCCAAGGCTATGACTGTCAGACAGTCTAAAGAGGAGCTGCTTCCTCAGTTAAAAGAGCAGTGTAAACTTGACCTCAGCATTGACAG GGTTCGCCTCAGGAAAAAGACGTGGAAGAATCCGGGCACAGTGTTTTTGGATTACCACGTTTATGAGGAAGACATCAGCATTTCGTCCAACTGGGAGGTTTTCCTTGAAGtccttgatg AACCAGAGAAGATGAAATCAATGTCACAGTTGGCCGTTCTGACTCGGAGATGGAGCCCGTCTACAATGAAGCTGGGGCCTTTTCAGGAAGTGATTCTGGAGAGCAGCAGTGTGGAGGAACTCAAGGAGAAG CTTAGTGAAATCAGTGGTATTCCATTGGAAAACCTGGAGTTTGCAAAG GGTAGGGGGACATTTCCTTGTGATATTTCTGTGTTGGAAATCCATCAGGATTTAGACTGGAACCCCAAGGTGTCAACCCTTAATGTGTGGCCTCTTTACATCTGTGATGATGGGGCGGTGGTCTTctacag GGACAGCACAGAAGAACCTCTGGAGTTGTCAGAGGATGAGCGCAACGAGCTAATGAAGAAGGAAAGCAGCCGTCTGCTTAAAACCGGACACCGTGTCAGTTACTCGCCACGCAAAGAGAAGGCCCTCAAGATCTACCTGGACGGCGGCCCTGCAAAGGACCCAGGGCAGGACTGA
- the usp47 gene encoding ubiquitin carboxyl-terminal hydrolase 47 isoform X1 has translation MEMVPSEENQFVPKEGVFWSCRQSIFDEMKRISQIQNAAEEPRALCIIQDITSAKTVNERLTLNLPASTTLSKLYEDVAHKAGYVNGTFGLAWGNTQDMAPLDHSSEMSLSESGFEPGGKRNFLQLTDKDGEQPQIASDESGTADSSGLDDSSQERFIGPLLRDGTPGCSGDYSSPSYSYSSILSKSETGYVGLVNQAMTCYLNSLLQTLFMTPEFRNALYNWEFEEQEEDPVTSIPYQLQRLFVLLQTSKKRAIETTDVTRSFGWDSSEAWQQHDVQELCRVMFDALEQKWKQTEQADLINQLYQGKLKDYVRCLECGYESWRIDTYLDIPLVIRPFGASQAYGSVEEALQAFIQPETLDGPNQYFCERCKKKCDARKGLRFLHFPYLLTLQLKRFDFDYTTMHRIKLNDRMTFPEELDMSPFIDVEDEKSPQTESCTDSGAENEGSCHSDQMSNDFSTDDCVDEGICLDSTSSTERVLKPKSLLTFELFSVMVHSGSAAGGHYYACIKSFSDGQWYSFNDQHVSKITQDDIRKTYGGSSGSRGYFSGAFASSTNAYMLIYRLKDPSRNAKFLAVEDFPDHIKRLVQKEKESEEQEKRQREIERNTCKIKLFCMHPVKMMMESKLEVHKDKTLREATEMAYKMMELEGVVPLDCCRLVKYDEFHEYLERSYEGEEDTPMGLLLGGVKSSYMFDLLLETRRPDQVFQPYKPGEVMVKVHVVNLKSETIASPVSVRAYLNQTITEFKQLIAQATGLSAETMRVVLERCYNDLRLLYVPNKTLKAEGFFRSNKVFVESSELTDHQVPFTDSLLWKLLDRHGNTIRLLVLLPEQSPGTLANRTLFQKVGSDSDVLSEGAKGNRKSVEAILEESTEKLKNLSLQQQQGSSTSDSQKSSDASDFEHIESPTQEADSNSSLCVAADNRELENRIRATSAGSGGASSDPENHFACEERSDSEVNNDRSTSSVDSDILSSSHSSDTLCNADSGPIQLANGLDSHSITSSRRSKAHEGKKETWDTAEEDSGTDSEYDDNGKSKAEAQYLYFRAEPCSQDDASWNSQKCLVVHVDKRITLAAFKLNLEPYVGVTSTQFKVFRVYANNQEFESVRLNETLSSFSDDNKITIRLGRALKKGEYRVKVYQLLVNEPEPCKFLVDTVFAKAMTVRQSKEELLPQLKEQCKLDLSIDRVRLRKKTWKNPGTVFLDYHVYEEDISISSNWEVFLEVLDEPEKMKSMSQLAVLTRRWSPSTMKLGPFQEVILESSSVEELKEKLSEISGIPLENLEFAKGRGTFPCDISVLEIHQDLDWNPKVSTLNVWPLYICDDGAVVFYRDSTEEPLELSEDERNELMKKESSRLLKTGHRVSYSPRKEKALKIYLDGGPAKDPGQD, from the exons gaTGAGTCAGGAACAGCAGATAGCAGTGGACTAGATGACAGTTCCCAGGAACGATTTATTGGACCCCTACTGAGAGATGGGACTCCTGGCTGCAGTGGTGACTACAGCAGTCCATCTTACTCTTACTCGTCCATCCTTAGCAAGTCTGAGACGG GTTATGTGGGCTTGGTCAACCAAGCGATGACTTGCTATTTGAACAGtctgctgcaaacattgttCATGACCCCAGAGTTTAGGAATGCACTCTACAA TTGGGAGTTtgaggagcaagaggaggatCCTGTCACCAGTATTCCCTACCAGCTGCAAAGACTGTTTGTTCTGTTGCAAACTAGTAAGAAACGGGCAATTGAGACTACTGATGTGACGCGAAGCTTTGGCTGGGACAGCAGTGAGG CTTGGCAACAACATGACGTCCAGGAGCTGTGCAGGGTCATGTTCGATGCCCTGGAGCAGAAGTGGAAGCAAACAGAGCAG GCTGACCTGATCAACCAGTTGTACCAGGGAAAGCTGAAGGATTATGTCCGTTGTCTGGAGTGTGGCTATGAGAGCTGGAGGATTGATACTTACCTGGACATCCCTCTTGTGATCAGACCCTTTGGAGCCAGCCAAGCCTATGGCAGTGTG GAGGAAGCATTACAGGCATTCATACAACCAGAAACACTCGATGGGCCCAACCAGTATTTCTGTGAacgctgtaaaaagaaatgtgatgCCCGTAAG GGGCTGAGATTTCTGCACTTTCCTTACCTGCTGACATTACAGTTGAAAAGGTTTGATTTCGACTACACCACTATGCATCGCATCAAACTTAATGACCGCATGACCTTCCCAGAGGAACTTGACATGAGTCCATTTATTGATGTGGAAGATGAG AAGTCCCCTCAGACCGAGAGCTGCACTGACAGCGGAGCAGAGAATGAAGGCAGTTGCCACAGCGACCAGATGAGCAACGATTTTTCCACCGATGATTGTGTGGATGAGGGCATCTGCTTGGACAGcaccagcagcacagagagggtgTTGAAGCCAAAG AGTTTGCTGACCTTTGAGCTGTTTTCTGTTATGGTCCATTCTGGGAGCGCTGCGGGCGGGCACTATTATGCCTGTATCAAGTCCTTCAGTGATGGCCAGTGGTACAGTTTCAACGATCAGCACGTTAGCAAG ATCACCCAGGATGATATCAGGAAAACATATGGGGGATCCTCAGGGAGCAGAGGCTATTTCTCCGGTGCCTTTGCAAG CTCTACAAACGCATATATGCTGATTTATAGACTGAAAGATCCTTCAAGGAATGCAA AGTTTTTAGCCGTGGAGGACTTCCCAGACCACATAAAGCGTTTGGTTCAAAAGGAGAAAGAGTCTGAAGAGCAAgaaaagagacagagggagattGAACGCAACACTTGCAAG ATCAAGCTCTTCTGCATGCATCCTgtgaagatgatgatggagaGCAAGTTGGAAGtgcacaaagacaaaactctCAGAGAAGCAACAGAAATGGCCTACAAG ATGATGGAGCTTGAGGGAGTTGTCCCTCTGGACTGCTGTCGCTTGGTAAAATATGATGAGTTCCATGAGTACCTGGAGCGCTCTTAtgaaggagaggaggacacACCAATGGGCCTCCTCCTTGGAGGAGTCAAGTCTTCATACATGTTTGACTTGCTTCTAGAAACCCGCAGGCCAGATCAAGTGTTCCAGCCTTACAAACCTGGAG AGGTGATGGTGAAGGTTCATGTTGTTAATCTGAAGAGCGAGACCATCGCGTCTCCCGTCAGCGTTCGGGCGTACTTGAACCAGACGATCACTGAATTCAAACAGCTTATTGCACAG GCTACAGGGCTTTCTGCAGAGACCATGCGTGTGGTTCTGGAGCGCTGCTATAATGACCTCCGGCTTCTCTATGTCCCAAACAAGACACTGAAGGCTGAGGGATTCTTCAGGAGCAACAAG GTTTTCGTTGAGAGCTCTGAGTTGACCGATCATCAGGTTCCTTTCACTGACTCGCTCTTGTGGAAACTGTTGGATCGGCACGGGAATACGATCCGCCTGTTAGTCTTACTACCAGAGCAGTCTCCTGGTACCTTGGCAAACAGAACTCTTTTCCAAAAAGTAGGAAGTGACTCTGATGTGCTCTCTGAGGGGGCAAAGGGTAACAGGAAATCTGTAGAGGCTATCCTGGAGGAGAGCACAGAAAAGTTAAAGAATCtgtctctgcagcagcagcagggctcCAGCACCAGTGACAGCCAGAAAAGCTCTGACGCCAGCGACTTTGAACATATCGAATCCCCAACCCAAGAGGCGGACTCAAACTCTTCTCTCTGCGTGGCTGCAGACAACAGAGAGTTAGAGAATCGGATCAGGGCCACGTCTGCGGGTAGCGGCGGCGCCTCCTCTGACCCTGAGAACCACTTTGCCTGTGAGGAGCGGTCGGACTCAGAAGTGAACAATGACCGCAGCACCAGCTCGGTGGACAGTGACATCCTGAGCTCCAGTCACAGCAGTGACACGCTGTGTAACGCAGACAGCGGCCCAATCCAGCTGGCCAATGGCCTGGACTCGCACAGCATCACGAGTAGCCGGCGCTCCAAAGCCCACGAGGGCAAAAAAGAGACCTGGGACACTGCAGAGGAAGACTCTGGAACTGACAGCGAATATGACGACAATGGAAAGAGCAAGGCAGAGGCCCAGTACCTGTACTTCAGAGCAGAGCCTTGTTCTCAGGATGATGCCTCGTGGAATTCACAAAAAT GTTTGGTGGTTCATGTGGACAAGAGAATAACATTAGCAGCATTTAAGCTGAACTTGGAGCCCTACGTCGGCGTCACCTCGACCCAGTTCAAGGTGTTTAGGGTGTATGCCAACAACCAGGAGTTTGAGAGTGTACGGCTCAACGAGACACTCTCATCGTTCTCTGACGATAATAAG ATAACCATTCGACTAGGCAGAGCCCTTAAAAAGGGTGAATACAGAGTGAAAGTGTATCAACTACTAGTCAATGAACCAGAG CCCTGCAAGTTCCTAGTGGACACGGTGTTTGCCAAGGCTATGACTGTCAGACAGTCTAAAGAGGAGCTGCTTCCTCAGTTAAAAGAGCAGTGTAAACTTGACCTCAGCATTGACAG GGTTCGCCTCAGGAAAAAGACGTGGAAGAATCCGGGCACAGTGTTTTTGGATTACCACGTTTATGAGGAAGACATCAGCATTTCGTCCAACTGGGAGGTTTTCCTTGAAGtccttgatg AACCAGAGAAGATGAAATCAATGTCACAGTTGGCCGTTCTGACTCGGAGATGGAGCCCGTCTACAATGAAGCTGGGGCCTTTTCAGGAAGTGATTCTGGAGAGCAGCAGTGTGGAGGAACTCAAGGAGAAG CTTAGTGAAATCAGTGGTATTCCATTGGAAAACCTGGAGTTTGCAAAG GGTAGGGGGACATTTCCTTGTGATATTTCTGTGTTGGAAATCCATCAGGATTTAGACTGGAACCCCAAGGTGTCAACCCTTAATGTGTGGCCTCTTTACATCTGTGATGATGGGGCGGTGGTCTTctacag GGACAGCACAGAAGAACCTCTGGAGTTGTCAGAGGATGAGCGCAACGAGCTAATGAAGAAGGAAAGCAGCCGTCTGCTTAAAACCGGACACCGTGTCAGTTACTCGCCACGCAAAGAGAAGGCCCTCAAGATCTACCTGGACGGCGGCCCTGCAAAGGACCCAGGGCAGGACTGA